A region from the Mycolicibacterium phlei genome encodes:
- a CDS encoding SDR family NAD(P)-dependent oxidoreductase, which translates to MAFDFDRRDRTAFDLTGKVVVVVGAGQSPGPGTGNGRAISILAARHGAEVVAVDLNPDAVNETVEMILAEGGRGYAVVADVAEEDDCRRIFDTAMQTSGRVDGMVYSVATNPPFDFETNSMTTENFNYGINVNMLGCYYCNLYAAQCMERNDGDTTGSIVNISSIASVKNELGLNIGIMPYALGKCGLNQITELTAVQFAEAGIRANTLMLGPINSVLANRDSQALFGMDEQEATAKHREVVKLKMGRATVWESAYAALYLLSDESRFMTGQQIRLDGGATLVR; encoded by the coding sequence ATGGCGTTTGACTTCGACCGCAGGGACCGCACGGCGTTCGACCTGACCGGCAAGGTCGTGGTGGTGGTGGGCGCGGGACAGAGCCCGGGCCCCGGCACGGGCAACGGACGGGCCATCTCGATCCTGGCGGCCCGGCACGGCGCCGAGGTGGTGGCCGTCGACCTGAACCCCGACGCGGTCAACGAGACGGTCGAGATGATCCTCGCCGAGGGCGGCCGCGGCTACGCCGTGGTGGCCGACGTCGCCGAGGAGGACGACTGCCGACGAATCTTCGACACCGCGATGCAGACCAGCGGCCGGGTGGACGGGATGGTCTACAGCGTGGCGACCAACCCGCCGTTCGACTTCGAGACCAACTCGATGACGACCGAGAACTTCAACTACGGCATCAACGTCAACATGCTGGGCTGCTACTACTGCAATCTCTATGCGGCCCAGTGCATGGAGCGCAACGACGGCGACACCACCGGCAGCATCGTCAACATCTCGTCGATCGCCAGCGTGAAGAACGAACTCGGGCTCAACATCGGGATCATGCCGTACGCGCTGGGCAAGTGCGGACTCAACCAGATCACCGAGCTGACCGCGGTGCAGTTCGCCGAGGCCGGCATCCGCGCCAACACGCTGATGCTGGGTCCGATCAACTCGGTGCTGGCGAACCGGGACTCGCAGGCGCTCTTCGGCATGGACGAACAGGAGGCGACCGCGAAACACCGGGAGGTCGTCAAGCTCAAGATGGGCCGCGCCACGGTGTGGGAGTCGGCTTACGCCGCACTGTATCTGCTGTCCGACGAGTCGCGGTTCATGACCGGCCAGCAGATCCGGCTCGACGGCGGGGCGACGCTGGTGCGCTAG
- a CDS encoding TetR/AcrR family transcriptional regulator codes for MSSIDGDAATVTSLDVRRAQRLRRDPSDAVLDVTSALLAEESYPGVTLPAVATRCGTSVAALMSRYPTKDALIASVYLRRLQALPLEIDRNAGVVERLITQLCVVANIFADAPDLGAACNIALMRNDDPAIVPIREAISEEIRRRIAASLDTGAWPEIHNTVETVICGALLQVGAGLLTYRDMIAHVETVLRLLFPDD; via the coding sequence GTGTCCAGCATCGACGGTGATGCCGCGACGGTCACCTCGCTCGACGTGCGGAGGGCTCAGCGGCTGCGGCGGGATCCCTCCGACGCGGTCCTCGACGTCACCAGCGCACTGCTGGCCGAGGAGTCCTATCCGGGGGTGACGCTACCGGCCGTCGCGACCCGTTGCGGCACGTCGGTGGCCGCCCTGATGTCGCGGTACCCCACCAAGGACGCGTTGATCGCCAGCGTCTACCTGCGCCGCCTGCAGGCCCTGCCGCTGGAGATCGACCGTAACGCCGGTGTCGTCGAGCGCCTGATCACCCAGCTGTGCGTGGTGGCGAACATCTTCGCCGACGCCCCGGACCTGGGTGCGGCCTGCAACATCGCGCTGATGCGCAACGACGATCCCGCGATCGTCCCGATCCGCGAGGCGATCTCCGAGGAGATCCGCCGTCGCATCGCCGCCTCGCTCGACACCGGTGCCTGGCCCGAGATCCACAACACGGTTGAGACCGTGATCTGCGGCGCGCTGCTGCAGGTCGGCGCCGGCCTGCTCACCTATCGTGACATGATCGCGCACGTGGAAACCGTTCTGCGGCTGCTGTTTCCGGACGACTAG
- a CDS encoding fused (3R)-hydroxyacyl-ACP dehydratase subunits HadA/HadB translates to MTAASDTPELEARVGHYYQMDGTYLVGREKLREYARAVQDYHPAHWDVEAARALGYNDVIAPLTFTSAPGMQCNRRMFEEIVVGYDTYLQTEEVFEQHRPIVAGDELVIDVELTSVRRTAGRDFITVTNTFTDIASGERVHTLHTTVVGVTADDIDAGVKEAVQNAMMHDMNILDIGANPEAYEKTVRPEGEVKISDGGLTRTPGTRPFDQVQAGDELPAHHTRLSRGDLVNYAGVAGDANPIHWDEEIAKLAGLPDVIAHGMLTMGLGAGFVSSWSGDPGAVTKYSVRLSQPAVVPAKEGADIEFTGKVKSLDPDTRSGVVIVGAKSAGKKIFGLATMNIRFR, encoded by the coding sequence ATGACCGCAGCATCAGACACGCCGGAGCTCGAGGCCCGGGTCGGCCACTACTACCAGATGGACGGCACCTATCTGGTGGGCCGGGAGAAGTTGCGCGAGTACGCCCGCGCCGTGCAGGACTACCACCCCGCGCACTGGGACGTCGAGGCCGCCCGCGCGCTCGGCTACAACGATGTCATCGCGCCGCTGACCTTCACCTCCGCCCCCGGTATGCAGTGCAACCGGCGGATGTTCGAGGAGATCGTGGTCGGCTACGACACCTATCTGCAGACCGAGGAGGTCTTCGAGCAGCACCGCCCGATCGTCGCCGGTGACGAGCTGGTCATCGACGTCGAGCTGACCTCGGTGCGCCGGACCGCCGGACGCGACTTCATCACCGTCACCAACACGTTCACCGACATCGCCTCCGGCGAGCGGGTGCACACCCTGCACACCACGGTCGTGGGGGTGACCGCCGACGACATCGACGCCGGGGTCAAGGAAGCCGTGCAGAACGCGATGATGCACGACATGAACATCCTCGACATCGGCGCCAACCCGGAGGCCTACGAGAAGACGGTGCGGCCCGAGGGCGAGGTCAAGATCTCCGACGGCGGGCTGACCCGCACTCCCGGGACGCGGCCGTTCGACCAGGTGCAGGCCGGCGACGAGCTGCCGGCGCACCACACCCGGCTGTCGCGCGGCGACCTGGTGAACTACGCGGGCGTCGCCGGTGACGCCAACCCGATCCATTGGGACGAGGAGATCGCCAAGCTCGCCGGCCTGCCCGACGTGATCGCGCACGGCATGCTGACGATGGGGCTGGGCGCCGGCTTCGTGTCGTCGTGGTCGGGCGATCCCGGTGCGGTGACCAAGTACTCGGTGCGGCTGTCACAGCCGGCGGTGGTGCCCGCCAAGGAGGGCGCCGACATCGAGTTCACCGGCAAGGTGAAGTCACTGGATCCCGACACCCGCTCGGGTGTGGTGATCGTCGGGGCGAAATCGGCGGGCAAGAAGATCTTCGGCCTGGCGACGATGAACATCCGCTTCCGCTGA
- a CDS encoding DUF732 domain-containing protein: MSSVFAAVTAITLACASPAAAEEGAYLDGLQDRYQFLTAQQLVSAGHRACTLSAAGVLAPDVVATVMDDLAIGLVPAMAIVSDAMRELC, translated from the coding sequence GTGTCCAGCGTATTCGCAGCAGTCACAGCAATCACCCTTGCGTGCGCCAGTCCCGCTGCGGCGGAGGAGGGTGCCTATCTGGACGGGTTACAGGACCGCTACCAGTTCCTGACCGCCCAGCAGCTCGTCTCGGCGGGCCACCGCGCGTGCACGCTCTCCGCGGCCGGTGTCCTGGCGCCCGACGTCGTCGCCACGGTCATGGACGACCTCGCGATCGGGCTGGTACCCGCGATGGCGATCGTCAGCGACGCGATGCGCGAACTCTGCTGA
- a CDS encoding RND family transporter: MGAVLLRHVEHIQDFWGDPLTAGGSQSKDGKAALVQLYLSGNQGEALANESVDAVREIVDNTPPPPGLRVYVTGAAPLITDNFEVGSEGTDKVTGITFLVITVMLLIVYRSIVTTLIALLTVFVELAAARGIVSTLADSGLIGLTTYATNLLTLLAIAAGTDYAIFVIGRYHEARNKGMDRVAAYHDMYRGTIHVIVGSGLTIAGAVACLWFTRLPYFQTLGVPAAIGVLVTLAAAITLGPSVLLIATRFGLMEPKRATRQRGWRRIGTAIVRWPGPILAVSALLAVIGVLVLPGYKTNYDARPYLPDSAPAVEGYAAAARHFSEARLNPELLMIEADHDMRTPADMLVLERIAKSVLHTKGVALVQSITRPLGTPISHSSIPFQMSAQSASQIMNLSYQQARGEDLLRQADEITNTIDILRQQLSLQRASADATHEQTQAFHDTVTIVDDLRDKLATFDDQFRPLRNYFYWEPHCYDIPMCWALRSVFDSLDGISALAEQFGSITESLDKLDALQPQLLELLPPQIEIQERNRDLILSNYATTTGINAQSEEALRNATAMGQAFDDAKNDDTFYLPPEAFDNPDFQRGLKLFLSPDGRAARMIITHDGNPATPEGISHIDAIKDAAFDAMKATPLSDAKVYVAGTASTYKDIQDGAKYDLLIVALAAMALILLIMMFITRSLVAAVVIVGTVALSLGASFGMSVLVWEYIFGIQLYWIVLALTVILLLAVGADYNLLLISRFKEEIGAGLNTGIIRAMGGTGGVVTAAGLVFAATMSSFVFSDLVVLGQIGTTIGLGLLFDTLVVRSFLTPSIATLLGRWFWWPLRVRPRPASRMLRPYGTRASVRTLLHADEPL, translated from the coding sequence GTGGGTGCCGTACTCCTCAGGCACGTCGAACACATCCAGGACTTCTGGGGTGACCCGTTGACCGCGGGCGGCTCCCAGAGCAAGGACGGCAAGGCGGCGCTGGTCCAGCTGTACCTGTCGGGCAATCAGGGTGAGGCGCTGGCCAACGAGTCCGTCGACGCCGTCCGCGAGATCGTCGACAACACCCCGCCGCCGCCCGGGCTGAGGGTCTACGTGACCGGGGCGGCACCGCTGATCACCGACAACTTCGAGGTGGGCAGCGAGGGCACCGACAAGGTCACCGGCATCACCTTCCTGGTGATCACCGTGATGCTGCTGATCGTCTACCGGTCGATCGTCACCACGCTCATCGCTCTGCTGACGGTGTTCGTCGAACTCGCCGCCGCCCGCGGCATCGTCTCGACGCTCGCCGACTCCGGATTGATCGGCCTGACAACGTATGCGACGAACCTGCTGACCCTGCTCGCGATCGCGGCCGGAACCGACTACGCGATCTTCGTCATCGGCCGATACCACGAGGCGCGCAACAAGGGCATGGACCGCGTCGCCGCCTACCACGACATGTACCGCGGCACCATCCACGTTATCGTCGGCTCGGGCCTGACGATCGCCGGTGCGGTGGCGTGCCTGTGGTTCACCCGGCTGCCGTACTTCCAGACCCTCGGTGTGCCTGCGGCGATCGGGGTGCTGGTGACGCTGGCGGCGGCGATCACGCTGGGGCCCTCGGTCCTGCTAATCGCCACCCGGTTCGGCCTGATGGAACCGAAACGCGCTACCCGCCAACGGGGTTGGCGGCGGATCGGAACGGCGATCGTGCGCTGGCCGGGGCCGATCCTGGCGGTGTCGGCGCTGCTCGCCGTGATCGGTGTGCTGGTTCTGCCCGGATACAAGACGAACTACGACGCGCGCCCGTATCTGCCCGACTCGGCACCGGCCGTCGAGGGTTACGCCGCCGCCGCGCGGCACTTCTCCGAAGCCCGGCTGAATCCCGAACTGCTGATGATCGAGGCCGACCACGACATGCGCACCCCCGCCGACATGCTCGTGCTCGAACGCATCGCCAAGAGCGTGCTGCACACCAAGGGCGTCGCGCTGGTGCAGTCGATCACCCGGCCGCTGGGCACGCCGATCAGCCACAGCTCGATCCCGTTCCAGATGAGCGCGCAGAGCGCCAGTCAGATCATGAACCTCAGCTACCAGCAGGCGCGCGGCGAGGATCTGCTGCGGCAGGCCGACGAGATCACCAACACCATCGACATTCTGCGCCAGCAGTTGTCGCTGCAGCGGGCCAGCGCCGACGCCACGCATGAGCAGACGCAGGCGTTCCACGACACGGTCACGATCGTCGACGATCTGCGCGACAAGCTGGCCACCTTCGACGACCAGTTCCGCCCGCTGCGCAACTACTTCTACTGGGAGCCGCACTGTTATGACATCCCGATGTGCTGGGCGCTGCGGTCGGTGTTCGACTCGCTGGACGGAATCAGCGCGCTGGCCGAACAATTCGGAAGCATCACCGAGAGCCTGGACAAGCTCGACGCCCTGCAGCCGCAGCTGCTGGAACTGCTGCCGCCGCAGATCGAGATCCAGGAGCGCAACCGCGATCTGATCCTGTCCAACTACGCCACGACCACGGGCATCAACGCGCAGAGCGAGGAGGCGCTGCGCAACGCCACCGCCATGGGGCAGGCGTTCGACGACGCCAAGAACGACGACACGTTCTATCTGCCGCCCGAGGCGTTCGACAACCCGGACTTCCAGCGCGGTCTGAAGCTGTTCCTGTCGCCGGACGGCAGGGCGGCCAGGATGATCATCACCCACGACGGGAATCCCGCGACCCCGGAGGGGATTTCGCATATCGACGCGATCAAGGACGCCGCGTTCGACGCGATGAAGGCCACGCCCCTGTCGGATGCCAAGGTCTACGTGGCGGGCACCGCCTCGACGTACAAGGACATTCAGGACGGCGCCAAGTATGACCTGCTGATCGTCGCGTTGGCGGCGATGGCGCTGATCCTGCTCATCATGATGTTCATCACCCGCAGCCTGGTCGCCGCGGTGGTCATCGTGGGCACGGTGGCGCTGTCGCTGGGTGCGTCGTTCGGCATGTCAGTCCTGGTGTGGGAGTACATCTTCGGGATTCAGCTGTACTGGATCGTGCTCGCGCTCACGGTGATCCTGCTGCTCGCGGTGGGCGCCGACTACAACCTGCTGCTGATCTCCCGGTTCAAGGAGGAGATCGGCGCGGGACTCAACACCGGCATCATCCGCGCGATGGGTGGCACCGGCGGCGTGGTGACCGCGGCCGGTTTGGTGTTCGCCGCGACGATGTCGTCGTTCGTCTTCAGCGACCTGGTCGTGCTGGGCCAGATCGGCACCACCATCGGGCTGGGGCTGTTGTTCGACACGCTGGTGGTGCGGTCGTTTCTGACACCGTCGATCGCGACACTGCTCGGCCGCTGGTTCTGGTGGCCGCTGCGCGTGCGGCCCCGCCCGGCCAGTCGGATGCTGCGGCCCTACGGGACGCGGGCGTCGGTGCGGACCCTGCTGCACGCCGACGAACCGCTGTGA
- a CDS encoding TenA family protein, which translates to MTLAARLWADNSDVVAEVLAHPFVRGIGDGSLDRRKFAGYLAQDAFYLESFARAYAFGLARSTDTETLLTFAELLNGVREELKLHSSYAAAWDIDMAGVQPADATLTYCEFLLATAATADVAVICAAMTPCMRLYAHIGTTLNPDTAGPYADWVRTYADPEFDEVAAVLENLLDRLGEDSPAIRSAYRRAMRLELAFFDSAWRA; encoded by the coding sequence ATGACTCTGGCAGCACGACTCTGGGCGGACAACTCCGACGTGGTGGCCGAGGTGCTGGCCCATCCCTTCGTGCGTGGGATCGGCGACGGCTCGCTGGACCGCCGCAAGTTCGCCGGCTACCTCGCGCAGGACGCGTTCTATCTCGAATCCTTCGCGCGGGCATACGCTTTCGGGCTGGCCCGCAGCACCGACACCGAGACGCTGCTGACGTTCGCGGAGCTGCTCAACGGGGTGCGCGAGGAGCTCAAGCTGCACTCCTCGTACGCCGCTGCGTGGGACATCGACATGGCGGGGGTGCAGCCCGCCGACGCGACGCTGACCTACTGCGAGTTCCTGCTGGCGACCGCCGCCACCGCCGACGTCGCGGTGATCTGCGCGGCGATGACCCCGTGCATGCGGCTGTACGCGCACATCGGCACGACGCTGAACCCCGACACCGCGGGCCCGTACGCCGACTGGGTGCGCACCTACGCCGACCCCGAGTTCGACGAGGTGGCCGCGGTGCTGGAGAACCTGCTCGACCGGCTCGGCGAGGACAGCCCCGCGATCCGCTCGGCGTACCGGCGCGCGATGCGGCTGGAGTTGGCGTTCTTCGACTCGGCCTGGCGGGCCTGA
- a CDS encoding FadR/GntR family transcriptional regulator, whose protein sequence is MPLVTARRTGLVDQVIEQLRAAVASGEWAIGQRIPNETALVESLGVGRNTVREAVRALAHAGILEVRQGDGTYVRATSEVSGALRRLCCTEWRDVLQVRRALEVEGARGAALRRTDEDLAELRDVLARRDAALAGTTDDFARADAEFHLAVMRCSHNATLIELYRGLMEAITASVATSYEATMHAVDHSALLEHIAAGDVEQAGRAAAAIIDSVLGDLLC, encoded by the coding sequence TTGCCGCTGGTCACCGCCCGTCGTACCGGTCTCGTGGATCAGGTGATCGAGCAGCTGCGCGCCGCGGTCGCCAGCGGGGAGTGGGCGATCGGCCAGCGCATCCCCAACGAGACGGCGCTCGTCGAGTCGCTGGGCGTCGGCCGCAACACCGTCCGGGAGGCGGTGCGCGCCCTCGCACACGCCGGAATCCTCGAGGTGCGTCAGGGCGACGGCACCTATGTGCGGGCCACCAGCGAGGTGTCCGGTGCGTTGCGCCGGCTGTGCTGCACCGAGTGGCGCGACGTTCTGCAGGTCCGGCGGGCGCTGGAGGTGGAGGGCGCCCGCGGCGCGGCGCTGCGCCGCACCGACGAGGATCTCGCCGAACTGCGCGACGTGCTCGCGCGCCGCGACGCGGCCCTGGCCGGCACCACCGACGACTTCGCCCGCGCCGACGCGGAATTCCACCTCGCCGTGATGCGGTGCTCGCACAACGCCACGCTCATCGAGCTGTACCGCGGCCTGATGGAGGCGATCACCGCCAGCGTCGCGACCAGCTACGAGGCCACCATGCACGCCGTCGACCACAGTGCGCTGCTCGAGCACATCGCCGCCGGGGACGTCGAGCAGGCGGGCCGGGCCGCCGCGGCGATCATCGACTCGGTGCTCGGGGACCTGCTCTGCTGA
- a CDS encoding CynX/NimT family MFS transporter produces MTARPGTVMPPVAGGALLAVAVVLTALNLRPAVTSVAPVLGDIRADLHVSATWAGLLTTVPTLCFAIAGLTAPRVAARVGLGRTISLALLVLTVGLTGRILAGPYVVIAATLVACAGIALANVLIPVVIKQSFPARIGLMTGIYTAALQGGGALGSAATPGLADPLGGWRGALLAWAAVSLIALLAWLPASRRHGRGWAANAAPAGERRSLLRNRLAWTVTLFFGTQSAMAYIVMGWLPEVFIDNGIDQTQAGLLVGLTSLIGVPIALVIAPMAARSRSQSPWIVGLGVIGVSGAAGLTIAPAAQPVLWSVLIGIGMGVFALALSLLGLRARNAADTAQLSGMAQGLGYLIAGLGPFLFGLLHDITHSWTAPWLLLLGIYVLQIILGAQAGRPRYV; encoded by the coding sequence ATGACGGCGAGGCCCGGGACCGTCATGCCTCCCGTCGCCGGCGGTGCGTTGCTGGCCGTTGCCGTCGTCCTGACCGCTCTGAACCTGCGCCCCGCGGTCACCAGCGTCGCGCCGGTTCTCGGAGACATACGCGCCGACCTGCACGTCTCGGCGACGTGGGCGGGTCTGCTGACCACCGTGCCGACGCTGTGTTTCGCCATCGCCGGGCTCACCGCGCCGCGGGTGGCCGCCCGCGTCGGGCTGGGTCGCACGATCTCGCTCGCGCTTCTGGTGCTCACCGTCGGGCTGACGGGCCGCATCCTCGCGGGCCCGTACGTGGTGATCGCCGCGACGCTGGTGGCCTGCGCGGGTATCGCGCTGGCCAACGTGCTGATCCCGGTGGTGATCAAACAGTCGTTCCCCGCGCGCATCGGGCTGATGACCGGCATCTACACCGCGGCACTGCAGGGCGGCGGGGCGCTGGGATCGGCCGCGACCCCGGGCCTGGCGGACCCGCTCGGCGGGTGGCGCGGCGCGCTGCTGGCGTGGGCAGCGGTGTCGCTGATCGCGCTGCTGGCGTGGCTGCCCGCCTCGCGCAGGCACGGCCGCGGGTGGGCCGCCAACGCCGCCCCGGCCGGCGAGCGGCGCTCACTGCTGCGCAACCGGCTGGCGTGGACGGTCACGTTGTTCTTCGGCACCCAGTCGGCGATGGCCTACATCGTGATGGGTTGGCTGCCTGAGGTTTTCATCGACAACGGGATCGACCAGACGCAGGCCGGGCTGCTGGTCGGGCTGACCTCCCTCATCGGGGTGCCGATCGCGCTGGTGATCGCGCCGATGGCGGCCCGCAGCCGTTCGCAGAGCCCGTGGATCGTCGGGTTGGGGGTCATCGGAGTCAGCGGGGCGGCCGGCCTGACGATCGCCCCGGCCGCGCAACCGGTGCTGTGGAGCGTGCTGATCGGCATCGGGATGGGGGTGTTCGCACTGGCGCTCTCGCTGCTCGGCCTGCGCGCCCGCAACGCCGCCGACACCGCCCAGCTGTCGGGCATGGCGCAGGGCCTCGGCTATCTGATCGCCGGTCTCGGGCCGTTCCTGTTCGGTCTCCTGCACGACATCACCCACAGCTGGACCGCACCGTGGCTGCTGCTGCTGGGCATCTACGTGCTTCAGATCATCCTGGGCGCGCAGGCCGGCCGGCCCCGCTACGTCTGA
- a CDS encoding alpha/beta fold hydrolase: MVASIAARRDGCLRLACGSVTYTVAGQGPALLLIHGLGGSRRTWDRFIDALADSYTVIAPDLPGHGDSDAPPGDYSLGAHASVLRDLALALGHRRFTAVGHSLGGGIALQTAYQFPERVDRLILISSGGLGPEVSYALRAATLPGAEAMLSALCAVPATVLKRVLAIAPAAAPGVDVQAMCDVLGTLRAKKQRRAFIRTARSVIDWRGQAVSATGHARLINGVPLFMAWGSADTTIPPDHHRRFAEHVTDAVTIELPGAGHFPHETHSSVLLSELRDFLANTKPFEYSENSWVARLTTKTPPAPVPLTA; the protein is encoded by the coding sequence ATGGTTGCGAGCATCGCCGCACGGCGCGACGGCTGCCTGCGCCTCGCCTGCGGTTCGGTCACCTACACCGTCGCCGGTCAGGGCCCGGCGCTGCTGCTGATCCACGGGCTCGGCGGCAGCAGGCGCACGTGGGACCGCTTCATCGACGCCCTGGCGGACTCCTACACAGTGATCGCCCCCGACCTTCCGGGACACGGTGATTCGGATGCGCCGCCCGGTGACTACTCACTCGGCGCGCACGCCAGCGTGCTGCGCGATCTCGCCCTTGCGCTCGGCCACCGGCGGTTCACCGCCGTCGGGCACAGCCTCGGTGGCGGCATCGCGCTGCAGACGGCCTACCAGTTCCCGGAGCGGGTGGACCGGCTCATCCTGATCAGCAGCGGCGGGCTGGGACCCGAGGTCAGCTATGCGCTGCGTGCCGCCACCCTGCCCGGTGCCGAAGCAATGCTCAGTGCGTTGTGCGCTGTTCCGGCAACGGTTCTCAAACGCGTGCTGGCGATCGCGCCCGCCGCGGCGCCGGGGGTGGATGTGCAGGCGATGTGTGACGTGCTCGGCACGCTGCGGGCCAAGAAGCAGCGGCGGGCGTTCATCCGGACCGCGCGCTCGGTGATCGACTGGCGCGGACAGGCGGTGTCGGCGACCGGGCACGCGCGTCTGATCAACGGGGTTCCGCTGTTCATGGCGTGGGGGTCGGCCGACACCACCATCCCGCCCGACCACCATCGCCGGTTCGCCGAGCACGTCACCGATGCCGTCACCATCGAACTGCCTGGCGCAGGCCACTTTCCGCACGAGACACACAGTTCGGTGCTGTTGTCGGAGCTGCGTGACTTCCTGGCCAACACCAAACCGTTCGAGTACTCGGAGAACAGCTGGGTGGCCCGGCTCACGACCAAGACGCCGCCCGCGCCGGTGCCGTTGACCGCCTGA
- a CDS encoding nitronate monooxygenase, whose product MVPVSGALRNLGLTLPVVAAPMAGGPTTPTLVIAAARAGALGFLAAGYKTPDAVRSEIAAVRAASVPFGVNVFAPNPVPISTTDYRAYRSSLQAVAGRFEVDLPAEPVEDDDAFAAKIDLLLADPVPVVSFTFGVPGGEVIRALQKAGTTVVQTVTSVEEAALAAEAGADMLAVQGAVAGGHSATLTPERMAAPVPLPDLVAQVVGAVRVPVIAAGGLASADDVAGVLAAGATAAAVGTALLRADESGTSATHRAALVDPAFTETVVTRAFTGRPARGLRNRFIDEFDSLAPLGYPAIHHLTSPMRKAAAAAGEAQLVHLWAGTGYRLAQQKPAGEILTELAGG is encoded by the coding sequence ATGGTGCCCGTGAGTGGCGCTCTGCGGAATCTCGGCCTCACCCTGCCGGTGGTCGCCGCGCCGATGGCCGGCGGCCCCACCACCCCGACCCTCGTCATCGCGGCGGCACGGGCCGGTGCCCTGGGATTCCTGGCCGCCGGCTACAAGACCCCCGACGCGGTGCGCAGCGAGATCGCCGCCGTGCGCGCGGCGTCGGTTCCGTTCGGCGTCAACGTGTTCGCGCCCAACCCGGTGCCGATCTCGACCACCGACTACCGCGCGTACCGCTCGTCCCTGCAGGCGGTGGCCGGCCGGTTCGAGGTGGACCTTCCGGCCGAGCCGGTCGAGGACGACGACGCGTTCGCCGCGAAGATCGACCTGCTGCTGGCCGACCCGGTGCCCGTCGTCAGCTTCACGTTCGGCGTGCCCGGCGGCGAGGTGATCCGCGCGCTGCAGAAGGCGGGCACGACGGTCGTGCAGACCGTGACCTCGGTGGAGGAGGCCGCCCTGGCGGCCGAGGCGGGTGCGGACATGCTCGCGGTGCAGGGCGCCGTCGCGGGCGGGCACTCCGCGACGTTGACGCCGGAGCGGATGGCGGCCCCGGTTCCGCTGCCGGATCTGGTGGCGCAGGTGGTCGGCGCCGTGCGGGTGCCGGTGATCGCCGCCGGTGGCCTGGCTTCGGCGGACGACGTCGCCGGTGTCCTGGCCGCAGGTGCGACGGCCGCGGCGGTGGGCACCGCGCTGCTGCGGGCCGACGAGAGCGGGACGTCGGCGACGCATCGCGCCGCGCTGGTCGACCCCGCGTTCACCGAGACGGTGGTGACGCGCGCCTTCACCGGCAGACCCGCGCGCGGGCTGCGCAACCGGTTCATCGACGAGTTCGATTCGCTTGCGCCGCTGGGCTATCCGGCGATCCACCATCTGACGAGCCCGATGCGCAAGGCGGCCGCCGCGGCCGGTGAGGCCCAGCTGGTCCACCTGTGGGCCGGCACGGGAT